A portion of the uncultured Draconibacterium sp. genome contains these proteins:
- a CDS encoding DUF2851 family protein, with protein MADPQNMPEEFLQYIWQNRLFTTSQLQTAEGDKLEVIDQGRKNTDSGPDFFNAKIKINNTTWAGNIEIHKSASDWKKHEHTSDKAYDNVVLHVVETNDTTITRSNGEIIPTLVLNYPEQLKHNYQNLINAQTWIACENQLHKVDPIILQLGFNRLMIERLETKTQTIVQQLEQNNNNWEETFFQILARMFGFKVNAVPFELLAKSISIHTLQKHKNSLFQLEALLFGNSGLLNKQLLGDEYYLRLRDEYSFLYKKYNLKGIEGHLWKFMRLRPPNFPTIRISQLAALIYQSEGLFSKILEIESTEALKQLFKVKASEYWDSHYNFNKSSKNTQPKELGDTAAQILIINVIVPFLFVYGEKQNKHHLKNRALDFLENLPEEKNSIITKWSKLGIQARSAFDSQALLQLKNYYCESKKCLNCQLGVKLVSSA; from the coding sequence ATGGCTGACCCACAAAATATGCCCGAAGAATTTCTGCAATACATTTGGCAAAACCGGCTTTTCACTACAAGTCAGTTACAAACTGCTGAAGGCGATAAACTTGAGGTGATTGATCAAGGCAGAAAAAATACTGACTCCGGCCCCGATTTTTTTAATGCCAAGATCAAAATAAACAATACTACCTGGGCCGGTAATATCGAAATCCATAAATCGGCATCCGACTGGAAAAAGCACGAACACACTAGCGACAAAGCTTACGACAATGTTGTTTTGCACGTAGTTGAAACCAACGACACAACAATAACCCGAAGTAATGGAGAAATAATTCCAACGCTGGTTTTGAACTACCCCGAACAACTAAAACACAATTACCAAAACCTGATAAATGCACAAACCTGGATCGCTTGCGAAAACCAGTTACATAAAGTTGATCCGATAATATTACAACTTGGTTTTAACCGCCTGATGATTGAACGGCTGGAAACAAAAACACAAACCATTGTACAGCAACTGGAACAAAATAACAACAATTGGGAGGAGACATTTTTTCAGATATTGGCACGAATGTTTGGCTTTAAAGTTAATGCCGTGCCCTTTGAATTGCTGGCCAAATCTATCTCGATTCACACCTTGCAAAAACATAAAAACAGCCTGTTTCAACTGGAAGCTCTATTATTCGGCAACTCCGGGCTACTAAACAAACAATTACTGGGCGATGAGTATTATCTTCGGCTTCGCGACGAGTATTCATTTCTTTACAAAAAGTACAATCTAAAAGGAATTGAAGGTCACTTGTGGAAATTTATGCGTTTGCGCCCGCCAAATTTCCCCACTATTCGCATTTCGCAGCTGGCGGCACTTATTTACCAATCAGAAGGTTTGTTTTCAAAAATACTGGAGATTGAGTCTACCGAAGCGCTAAAACAATTGTTTAAGGTTAAAGCCTCGGAATACTGGGATTCGCATTACAACTTCAATAAATCATCGAAAAATACACAACCAAAGGAATTGGGCGACACTGCAGCCCAGATTCTGATTATCAATGTTATCGTTCCTTTTTTGTTCGTGTACGGCGAAAAACAAAACAAACACCACTTAAAAAACCGCGCACTCGATTTTCTGGAAAATCTTCCGGAAGAAAAGAATTCCATCATAACAAAATGGTCGAAACTGGGTATTCAGGCACGCTCAGCTTTTGATTCGCAAGCTTTACTTCAACTAAAAAACTATTACTGCGAATCAAAAAAATGTTTAAATTGCCAATTAGGGGTGAAATTGGTTTCATCAGCATAA
- a CDS encoding potassium channel protein, whose product MPTSSHQYNKFQAVSSKTVKIGIGLLLSILIFGTSGYYYIEEMTLLDSVYMTVITISTVGFKEVGSHPLTPDGKIFTIGLIIMSLGSLAYVGSNMARFVFDGELANYIKTYRVDKKIAKLKDHVIIVGYGRNGEQAAMELEENNVEFVILDKRDNVISRIRQNPNILYIKGDATHEEILEQAGINRARALIATTPTDADNVFVVLTARSMNPGLTVISRASELESQMKLKRAGATNVIMPERIGGQRMAKLVHQPDVVEFIEYILLQKSQDVTLEEVPCKNLAQRFVGKSIAELKVRETTGANIIGIKISGARYVFNPDPQMILSRNDQLFVLGNPVQIKRLKEVMESEVKLTS is encoded by the coding sequence ATGCCAACAAGTAGCCATCAATACAATAAATTTCAAGCGGTTTCGAGCAAAACCGTTAAAATCGGAATAGGTCTGCTTCTCTCGATTTTGATTTTTGGAACATCGGGTTATTATTATATCGAAGAAATGACACTGCTCGACAGTGTTTATATGACAGTGATAACTATTTCAACGGTTGGATTTAAAGAGGTTGGCTCTCATCCCTTAACTCCTGATGGCAAGATTTTTACAATTGGTTTAATTATTATGAGCTTGGGTAGTTTGGCCTATGTTGGTTCAAACATGGCCCGCTTTGTTTTCGACGGAGAATTGGCAAACTATATAAAAACGTACAGGGTGGATAAGAAAATTGCAAAACTAAAAGACCACGTTATAATTGTGGGCTACGGAAGAAATGGCGAGCAGGCAGCCATGGAACTGGAAGAGAACAATGTTGAGTTTGTAATTCTCGATAAACGTGATAATGTTATTTCGAGAATACGGCAAAATCCGAACATACTTTACATTAAAGGCGATGCAACACACGAAGAAATACTTGAGCAAGCCGGGATTAACCGGGCAAGAGCTTTAATTGCCACTACTCCAACTGATGCTGACAATGTTTTTGTAGTACTAACCGCACGAAGCATGAACCCGGGACTTACCGTAATAAGTCGCGCCTCGGAACTGGAAAGCCAGATGAAACTAAAGCGTGCCGGCGCCACCAATGTTATTATGCCTGAACGTATTGGCGGACAACGTATGGCCAAGTTGGTACATCAACCCGATGTTGTTGAATTTATCGAATATATTTTGTTGCAAAAATCGCAGGATGTTACACTTGAAGAAGTTCCGTGTAAAAACCTGGCACAACGTTTTGTAGGCAAATCAATTGCCGAATTGAAAGTACGTGAAACAACAGGCGCCAACATAATTGGAATAAAAATAAGCGGCGCACGATACGTTTTTAATCCCGATCCACAAATGATACTTTCGCGTAACGATCAGCTTTTTGTTTTGGGAAATCCAGTACAAATAAAACGCCTGAAAGAAGTAATGGAAAGCGAAGTGAAGTTAACGAGTTAA